The segment aTTCCGGTGTTGGAGTCTATTTTATTTGcttacaatatctctatgctatggaaatgcccttaaatattaaactaaaagtagttttttattgtttttctgcaattttttacctttttttgtaaatctgattttttcaaaaaatcttatacttttgttttgctgaTGAATTCCCCAAACAATTAATGCTGCTATGCTATAAACATTTGAATTGTTATATGTTAAGCCCAGTTTTCAATGATATTAGATGATTACATACTGAAACTGTTTATTATCTCAGTTCCTTTAGGTACAGATGATGAAACTCTTGTATCTGGCCAAGAAGAAAGTTGCACAATTGTAAGTTCCACAAATTCCAATTTTTTTTCAATGCCTGAGATATAGCTGACATATTATAGCTGTTAGTAGTTCATTTAGATATAAGTTTTCCTGATATACAGCCTAAAGATGCACAAGCAAGAAATACCAATCCATGATCAACTACTTACTGTATCCAGGCAACAATCTGTTTCAACATTAGATGGACTGGATTTACAATGCTTATGCTTATATGGATTTTATTTACAGCTCTACAAATTATCAAGGTTGGAAATCTTTTTAATTTTGTTTAGCTTTACAAGGTAGACCGATTTTCAAAATGTGCAAAATGCCATCCATTGGAGCAAACCCATACACTTTAATTATTCTGAATtcaataattcattcatttatatttTATTCTAATTACTCCTATTCTCGTTGCAGAACAATACTGTTGTTTGTGGTTTGGAGTACTGGATATTAAGTGTTTTGCAGGTTGGTATTTGTCAAGAACTAAACaacttattttttattaaatttctgGTAGAGAATTTTAGGAGACTAAACTAATTATATTGCAAGTTCCACTGGTATTTGGACTTTGTATTAATGAAGCAATAGTATGTTATTCTGCTTAATGATCTATCAAGATTCAAACCCAATGCTCAAGATTAATTCTGGCTGCAGATAGCGAAGCTCACCTTTTAACTTGCAATAGAAGATACGAATGTACTTATGTAACCATCCAAGAGTTTATGATTCTTGTCATCTTATATGACTTCATTCTTTTTCGTTGTCTTTGGTTAACTATATTGAGATAGATAGCAATTTTACATTTTTTTAGACTGATATAGAGAAAACTTATTGAGTTTTATGGTTAagatgtacatacatacataccagtTCTTAGCTGTTTCATCATaccctgtaatgtccccttttggaatCTCCCTTATTCAAGCCCTAGGATAACAATTTCAGCTTAATTCTTAAGGGGGTAATTTATTTTTAACTTAAATTATCAAATATAATACCTGTTTCACAGGAATCCCGGTTTAGGTCCTAATAATATTAATAATCATTGAACTTATAAATATTAACATTAAACCCCAATTTCTTTGATTCTATATAACAATGTAATGCCCTAGATAGAGTAGAATGAGATTAGGGACACCTGTTTTACATgctagggttgccgttgcaccaaaagatcaccttgtcaatgctcgatacaaccactacacttatagaatccacaggaggctgttaaacgaTGTCGTGAATCCCTGCGAGGGATGCTGACCCACTGCCAACgatccccctcccagcgtcactcgtCATGGCTTgtgtgattcgaacctgtgaccaagctctgataccacttgttacatgcTATGggtgccgttgcaccaaaagatcgacctatcaatgccggatacaaccactagacttatagaatccacaagtggctgttaaaccatgttgcgAATCCCCGTGAGGGACGCTGACCCACTGCCAACAACTTGGTATTCTGAATGAGGCTCTGTAGGCAAATTAGaagatataaaattataaaatgcaTGATTATAACAGATCTTAAGAACTTATTTGAGTAAAGCATGAATTCATTTTAAAAGAACT is part of the Cryptomeria japonica chromosome 10, Sugi_1.0, whole genome shotgun sequence genome and harbors:
- the LOC131051672 gene encoding sulfite exporter TauE/SafE family protein 4, producing MQQAVPLGTDDETLVSGQEESCTIATICFNIRWTGFTMLMLIWILFTALQIIKNNTVVCGLEYWILSVLQVLVMDRLNIISSK